A region from the Benincasa hispida cultivar B227 chromosome 10, ASM972705v1, whole genome shotgun sequence genome encodes:
- the LOC120088363 gene encoding UPF0496 protein At2g18630-like produces MMGGQSSKNKSGSGDISPPPLPIDDSQYVAALSSYEAECANNPDLQSFDVQVHERTNRAINSLANGVAIGSLSMDALMEVTDFLLETNGDAVKIILESKEDVWNKELFSLVKAFFDNSLKTLEFCAALEQSLRRTRDSQFIIKLAVGKFESDENGDNDERYVKTLEELKRFQEAGDPFGEEFVKLFQSFYKQHLSMFKKLQRQKKKLDKKYSNVKTWKTVSNVILVTAFASVLVFSVVAAAMSAPPVVIALAAALAVPMGPVGKWCNTLWNRYLNSIKVEKQLMSSLEGHSFIILKDFENIRLLVHRLSIQLGSLLQNANLGIREQGAMQLVIDEIKKNLAGFDETIEKLSVHAAKCSSDVTKARTVILQKIARQSNS; encoded by the coding sequence ATGATGGGAGGACAATCTAGCAAAAACAAGTCAGGTAGTGGAGATATTTCTCCCCCGCCCCTTCCCATCGATGATTCTCAGTATGTTGCTGCTCTTAGTTCATATGAAGCTGAGTGTGCAAACAATCCAGATTTGCAATCCTTTGATGTTCAAGTGCACGAACGGACGAACCGAGCTATCAATTCACTGGCTAATGGAGTTGCGATTGGATCATTGTCGATGGATGCACTCATGGAGGTCACTGACTTTTTACTAGAAACGAATGGAGATGCTGTCAAGATTATCCTTGAAAGTAAAGAGGATGTGTGGAACAAAGAGTTGTTTAGCCTTGTGAAGGCATTCTTTGATAACAGCCTCAAAACATTAGAATTCTGCGCGGCATTGGAGCAGAGTCTACGACGCACACGGGATAGCCAGTTCATCATTAAACTTGCTGTCGGAAAGTTTGAGAGTGATGAGAATGGAGATAATGATGAGAGATATGTTAAAACATTGGAGGAATTGAAGAGGTTTCAAGAGGCTGGGGATCCATTCGGTGAGGAGTTTGTTAAGTTGTTTCAGTCCTTCTACAAGCAGCATTTGTCTATGTTCAAGAAGTTGCAACGTCAAAAGAAGAAGCTTGACAAAAAATATAGCAACGTGAAGACATGGAAGACAGTGTCGAATGTCATTTTGGTTACTGCATTTGCTTCTGTACTGGTATTTTCCGTTGTAGCAGCTGCGATGTCTGCACCTCCCGTGGTGATTGCATTGGCTGCTGCACTAGCTGTTCCAATGGGCCCAGTCGGGAAATGGTGTAACACGCTCTGGAATCGATACTTGAACAGCATTAAAGTTGAGAAGCAACTTATGAGCTCTTTGGAAGGTCACAGTTTCATAATTCTGAAGGACTTCGAGAACATTAGATTACTTGTGCACAGGTTATCGATTCAgttaggttcattgttgcagaATGCCAATCTTGGCATTAGGGAACAGGGTGCTATGCAGCTTGTAATAGATGAGATCAAGAAAAACCTTGCAGGATTTGATGAGACCATTGAGAAGTTGAGTGTACATGCTGCTAAATGCAGCTCAGATGTAACAAAGGCAAGAACAGTAATTCTTCAGAAAATAGCAAGGCAATCTAACAGCTGA